Proteins found in one Pontibacter sp. SGAir0037 genomic segment:
- a CDS encoding SGNH/GDSL hydrolase family protein has translation MKKYFYKSSLLALVLGAFLSSCDPEIDTPASSAGQADFSKYVAVGNSLTAGFADNGLYREGQINSYPNILAQQFKVVGGGDFTQPLFTEAQANGSGYVRLTGFNPDGTPIITPVTTNLAYRDNNNHLTKYLEPVQNLGVPGIRMSDVTTPGYGSLVGNQYFERITPDATPLQTYRDRVAASDPTFFTMWLGNNDVLGYATSGGAGAQITQSATFQTSLDAMISALTSDNNTKGAIINIPDVTAVPFFTAKPTAQLMQLAAAAGAKLYVTTGTGQVREATASDYVLLTSTVGTPENVGGNPVPHGFSQFNPLRNNEVLDNAEVAAVRTATTDFNAKLAAAAQAKGLALVDMNTFFTSIKGGFSLNGIAYSPAFISGNLFSLDGVHLTPRGYAIVANEIIKNINRQYNSTIPTVDETNYRAVLFP, from the coding sequence ATGAAAAAGTATTTCTATAAATCAAGTTTACTGGCACTTGTACTAGGTGCCTTTTTATCTAGTTGTGATCCTGAGATAGATACGCCAGCCTCTTCTGCAGGACAGGCAGATTTTTCTAAATATGTAGCTGTCGGAAATTCACTTACTGCTGGTTTTGCCGATAATGGTTTATACCGAGAAGGGCAGATAAACTCGTATCCGAATATTTTAGCGCAGCAATTTAAAGTAGTGGGTGGTGGAGATTTTACACAACCTCTTTTTACAGAAGCGCAGGCAAACGGCTCTGGCTATGTAAGGTTAACCGGGTTTAATCCGGATGGTACTCCTATTATAACGCCTGTTACTACAAACCTGGCGTATCGTGATAATAACAATCATCTAACCAAGTACCTAGAGCCAGTTCAAAACCTGGGAGTTCCTGGTATACGCATGTCTGATGTAACCACACCAGGGTATGGTAGTCTTGTAGGAAACCAATATTTCGAACGCATAACACCCGATGCCACGCCACTGCAGACTTATAGAGACAGAGTAGCTGCCAGCGATCCTACTTTCTTTACGATGTGGCTTGGTAACAACGATGTGCTTGGTTATGCTACCTCTGGTGGTGCGGGTGCTCAAATTACACAATCTGCTACGTTTCAAACAAGTTTGGATGCGATGATTTCAGCTCTTACCAGCGATAATAACACCAAAGGAGCTATCATTAATATTCCTGATGTAACTGCTGTGCCTTTCTTTACGGCTAAACCAACAGCACAGCTTATGCAGCTAGCTGCAGCTGCAGGTGCTAAACTATATGTAACAACAGGTACTGGCCAAGTAAGAGAAGCAACCGCATCTGATTATGTTCTTCTAACCTCTACAGTAGGTACACCAGAAAATGTAGGAGGAAACCCAGTGCCCCATGGCTTTTCTCAGTTCAATCCTCTGCGAAATAATGAAGTGCTGGATAATGCAGAAGTCGCTGCAGTTAGAACAGCCACTACCGATTTTAATGCTAAACTTGCTGCAGCTGCACAGGCCAAAGGGCTTGCATTAGTTGATATGAATACGTTCTTTACTTCCATTAAAGGTGGGTTTTCATTAAATGGAATAGCCTATAGTCCTGCTTTTATATCTGGTAATCTTTTTTCTCTAGATGGAGTTCACTTAACGCCTCGTGGGTATGCTATTGTCGCCAATGAAATTATAAAGAATATAAATAGACAATATAATTCAACTATACCAACAGTTGACGAAACAAATTACCGTGCTGTGCTTTTCCCGTAA
- the polA gene encoding DNA polymerase I, producing MSEPRKKLFLLDALALIYRAHFAFSKNPRVNSKGMNTGAALGFTNTLVEVLQKEKPTHIGVAFDSAAKTFRHDSFADYKANRQAQPEDISIAIPYCKKIVEAFNIPVLIMDGYEADDIIGTLACKAEKEGFDVYMMTPDKDYCQMVTEHIFLYKPAFLGNAVEVLDVQKVLEKWEIERVEQVIDILGLQGDAVDNIPGIPGIGEKTAKSLIQRFGSVENLIANADQLKGKQKENVLNFAEQGLLSKELATIHRDVPIAFNENELHYDGPNEEQLAELFAELEFRQLMQRVLGINMADATPAAKPAARRAKGSDAGQTSLFGATEDPAESLTGETAAAAAAAAKPLLTIANTLHNYHLVDTPELRQSLVKYLLKQDEISFDTETTSIDPITAKLVGMSFCYRPGEAYYIPVPHDNEEEAFRITAEFKEVLENATIAKIGQNIKYDILVLKNYNIEVQGPIFDTMLAHYLLEPEMRHNMDVLAETYLNYSPVPITDLIGPKGKSQKTMADLKPEEVKDYACEDADVTLRLKLYFEPLLKEQGLLKLFNEVENPLVQVLADIEKEGISIDADALADISTQLESEINNIERRIFELAGEQFNIGSPKQLGEILFDKLQLHGKAKIKKTKTGQYATGEEILSKLAGEHEIVNLILDHRELTKLKSTYVDALPQLVCATDNRVHTSFNQAVAATGRLSSTNPNLQNIPIRTERGREIRKAFVARNNKHLLISADYSQIELRIMADFSGDPTMKEAFKNGIDIHASTASKVFHVPLEQVDSDMRRKAKTVNFGIIYGISAFGLAERLNIPRREAADIIEAYFAEFPAVKEYMDTTIQKAREQEYAETLLGRRRYLRDINSRNATLRGFTERNAINAPIQGTAADIIKIAMINIRDYLKQEKLQTRMILQVHDELLFDAPKEEVEIVTPKIVELMTNALQLSVPMEVGLGVGENWLEAH from the coding sequence ATGAGCGAACCACGTAAGAAACTTTTTTTGCTAGATGCCCTAGCACTTATATACCGCGCCCATTTTGCATTCAGCAAAAATCCGCGTGTCAACTCCAAAGGCATGAACACAGGTGCGGCACTTGGCTTTACCAACACCTTGGTGGAGGTGCTACAGAAGGAGAAACCTACCCATATTGGTGTAGCCTTCGATTCTGCTGCCAAAACTTTCCGCCACGATAGTTTTGCAGATTATAAAGCTAACCGGCAAGCGCAACCGGAAGACATTTCCATTGCCATCCCATATTGTAAGAAGATAGTAGAGGCTTTTAATATACCTGTGCTGATTATGGATGGCTACGAAGCAGACGACATTATTGGAACATTGGCCTGTAAAGCAGAAAAAGAAGGCTTTGATGTATACATGATGACGCCTGATAAAGACTACTGCCAAATGGTAACGGAGCACATATTCCTATATAAACCTGCTTTTTTAGGCAATGCCGTAGAAGTACTGGATGTGCAGAAAGTACTGGAGAAATGGGAAATCGAGCGTGTGGAGCAGGTAATAGATATTCTTGGTTTACAAGGTGATGCCGTCGATAATATTCCGGGTATACCAGGTATAGGCGAAAAAACGGCAAAATCGCTTATACAACGGTTCGGTTCTGTAGAGAATCTTATTGCCAATGCCGATCAGCTGAAAGGAAAACAAAAAGAAAACGTACTTAATTTTGCTGAACAAGGTTTGTTGTCCAAAGAACTGGCCACTATCCATCGTGATGTTCCGATTGCCTTTAACGAGAACGAGCTTCATTACGATGGACCGAATGAAGAGCAACTTGCCGAGTTATTTGCTGAGCTTGAATTCAGGCAACTGATGCAGCGCGTACTCGGAATAAATATGGCCGATGCGACTCCTGCCGCCAAACCTGCTGCCCGTAGAGCAAAAGGAAGCGATGCCGGCCAGACCTCCTTGTTCGGCGCAACAGAAGACCCTGCTGAAAGTTTAACGGGCGAAACTGCTGCTGCTGCTGCTGCTGCTGCAAAGCCACTGCTTACTATTGCCAATACACTGCACAACTACCACCTGGTTGATACACCTGAACTACGCCAGAGCCTGGTTAAGTACCTGCTAAAGCAGGACGAAATATCCTTTGATACCGAAACCACCAGCATCGATCCGATCACAGCTAAGCTTGTTGGCATGTCTTTCTGTTACAGGCCGGGCGAAGCTTACTATATACCTGTTCCACACGATAACGAAGAGGAGGCTTTTCGAATAACAGCTGAGTTTAAGGAGGTGCTGGAAAACGCTACCATAGCCAAAATCGGTCAGAATATTAAGTATGACATCCTGGTGCTGAAGAACTATAACATCGAAGTACAAGGACCGATTTTCGATACCATGCTGGCACACTACCTGCTGGAGCCTGAAATGCGCCACAACATGGATGTGCTCGCAGAAACGTACCTGAACTATAGTCCGGTACCTATTACAGACCTGATCGGCCCAAAAGGCAAAAGCCAGAAAACAATGGCCGACCTGAAGCCGGAGGAAGTAAAGGATTATGCCTGTGAAGATGCCGATGTTACTCTTCGCCTGAAACTGTACTTTGAGCCGCTGCTGAAAGAACAGGGGCTTCTGAAACTGTTCAACGAAGTAGAAAACCCGCTGGTACAGGTATTAGCTGACATTGAAAAAGAAGGGATTAGCATAGATGCTGATGCCCTAGCCGATATTTCCACGCAACTCGAAAGCGAGATTAATAACATTGAGAGGCGCATATTCGAACTAGCTGGCGAACAGTTTAATATAGGCTCTCCCAAACAGCTGGGTGAGATCCTGTTTGATAAACTACAGCTACACGGCAAAGCGAAGATCAAGAAAACCAAAACCGGGCAATATGCTACCGGGGAAGAAATTTTGTCTAAACTGGCAGGCGAGCACGAAATCGTGAACCTGATACTGGACCACCGAGAGCTCACTAAACTTAAATCTACGTATGTAGACGCGCTTCCCCAGTTGGTTTGTGCTACAGATAACCGGGTGCATACTTCCTTTAACCAGGCTGTGGCTGCAACCGGCCGTTTGAGTTCTACTAACCCGAACCTGCAGAACATTCCGATACGCACTGAGCGTGGCCGTGAGATCCGCAAGGCTTTTGTGGCACGAAACAATAAGCACCTGCTTATTTCTGCCGATTATTCTCAGATTGAGCTGCGCATTATGGCTGACTTTAGCGGTGATCCAACCATGAAAGAAGCTTTTAAAAATGGCATCGATATACATGCTTCTACAGCCAGCAAGGTATTTCATGTACCGCTGGAACAGGTAGACAGTGATATGCGCCGCAAAGCTAAAACCGTAAACTTTGGTATTATCTATGGCATTTCTGCCTTTGGCCTGGCTGAGCGTTTAAACATTCCAAGACGTGAGGCCGCCGACATTATAGAGGCTTACTTTGCTGAATTTCCGGCTGTAAAAGAGTATATGGACACTACCATCCAAAAAGCCCGGGAGCAGGAGTATGCGGAAACGCTGCTGGGCCGCCGCCGCTACCTGCGCGACATTAACTCGCGCAATGCTACGCTCAGAGGATTTACAGAACGCAACGCTATTAATGCACCTATACAGGGCACGGCAGCAGATATCATTAAAATTGCCATGATCAATATAAGAGACTACCTGAAACAGGAGAAACTGCAAACTCGCATGATTCTGCAGGTGCACGACGAACTTTTATTTGATGCCCCGAAAGAAGAGGTGGAAATTGTTACTCCTAAAATTGTAGAGCTGATGACGAACGCACTGCAGTTAAGCGTGCCGATGGAAGTAGGTTTAGGTGTAGGAGAAAACTGGCTCGAAGCGCATTGA